One window of the Desulfatiglans sp. genome contains the following:
- a CDS encoding desulfoferrodoxin: MVKKLEIYKCEVCGNIVEVVTAGGGELVCCGKPMKLITENTVDAAKEKHVPVIEKISGGYKVSVGSVAHPMEEKHYIEWIEIIAGGKAYRQFLNPGDTPEATFMTEAKEITAREYCNLHGLWKA, encoded by the coding sequence ATGGTAAAAAAACTGGAGATATACAAGTGTGAGGTGTGCGGAAATATTGTTGAGGTTGTTACTGCCGGCGGCGGTGAGCTGGTATGCTGCGGAAAACCCATGAAGCTTATTACAGAAAATACGGTTGATGCCGCAAAGGAGAAACATGTACCTGTGATAGAAAAGATCAGTGGCGGTTATAAGGTTAGCGTAGGGAGTGTAGCTCATCCCATGGAAGAAAAGCATTACATCGAGTGGATAGAGATCATAGCTGGCGGCAAGGCATACAGGCAGTTCCTCAACCCTGGAGATACACCGGAGGCAACATTTATGACAGAAGCCAAAGAGATTACTGCCAGGGAATACTGTAACCTGCACGGCCTGTGGAAGGCATGA
- a CDS encoding rubredoxin has translation MDKYECTVCGYVYDPKEGDPDNGIKAGTSFDDLPDDWTCPVCGASKDQFEKL, from the coding sequence ATGGATAAATATGAATGTACTGTATGCGGCTATGTGTATGATCCCAAAGAGGGTGACCCTGATAACGGCATTAAAGCAGGGACATCGTTCGATGACCTGCCTGATGATTGGACCTGCCCTGTATGCGGTGCGTCAAAAGATCAGTTTGAAAAGCTCTAA